The Ferrimonas balearica DSM 9799 genome includes the window GTTGACCGGCGGTTGGTAAAGGTTATCGCCGAGGCTGTAGTCGCTGGTGGGGTTCTCGCAGCCCATCAGGCGGGTCATCAGACTGCCAACCAGGCCGTAATGGCTGGTTTGGTGGGTTGCGGTCCACGCGCCGTCACCGGGGAAGCGGATCAACATCGGCACCTGAGTGGCCCCCGCCGAGAAGTTTCGCTGCACGCTGGCGTCAGTGGTAAAGACCTGGCCATGGGTACCGGTAAGGATCACCAGAGTATCGTCGCTGACGCCGCTGAGCAGTCGGTTCAACTCGCCGTCAAGGAAGTGCAACGACTGGCGGTATTGGTTATACAGAACCCGCTCGGCGTAGTTGAGCTTTGGATCAGCCTGAACACTGGGAATGCCTACGGAACCAACCGGAGTGCTGTAGTAGGCCGGTGCGTGGTAGGTCACCAACGCAAACTGCGGGCCATTGGCGTTTGCCAGTAAGTCCAATACTTCGTCGGTGGTACTGCTGTCCTGCTGGGCCGGGTTGTTTTCGTCCTGCAGCGGGGCAACGTGGAACGGGGCCAGCATGGCACTGACACTGCGGCTATTGGGCAGGTTGGGGTCACCAAACAGTGAGAAGTCGTAGCCCTGCTCGGCCAGTTGGTCAATCAGGACCGGTGTTTTCTTATCGGCATTCAGAGACACTTCATAGGCGGGAAGCATCCCGTACAGCAAGCTGTAGAGACCACTATGGTATTGGTTGCCACCACTGAAATGGCGTGGGAACCAATGGCTGCTTTGGGCCAGTTCAAGCAACTTGGGCATGGTCTGTTGGTCGACCATGTCAGCGCGCCAGGCATCGACGGCCACCAGCAGAATATTGGGGGTGGTTCTCGGGTGGCACTGCATCGCCGACAACGGATAACTCAGTTGCCGGGTGGGGGCCGCGCTGCGCTCAGCTTTGGCCAGGCTGTCTTCATCCACCAGGCCCTGACGGGTCATAAAGCTCTTGGCCGTGGCCGGGTAGTGCAGCGGGAACATGTCGTCCTGCTGAGTGATCGGGCGATACACCGTGGCATCGGCCCAGACATGGACGAAATGGGTGGCGAAGAAGCAGGTCATCAGGGTGCCGACCACCTTGGTGCCCAGCTTGCGCCGCCGTACCCGATGAAGTCGCTTCCACAGGCCATTGGCCAACACCAGTTGCAGGGCAAACAGCAGCAGTGGGCCCGCGACCAGCAGAGGTGTGTTCAGCAGTGCCAGCAAGTCACTGGCGGCGACATCGAGAACAAAAGGATTGAGGTGAAGACGATAGTGGTCAAAGACCAGCGTATCGAACAGCAGGGCGCTTTGGCCAAGCGTGGCCACCACCGCAGCGTAGCCGCGCAAGATGCGGGAGAAGGGCAACAACAAGGTGACCGGGAACAGAGTCAACAGATACACCGCGAAGCCAAGGAAGGCGAAATGGCCCACCAGGTTGGTCAGCAGGTAGCCCTGCCCAAGCAGAGTCTCTGGCCAGCCTTCGGTGGCGATATAGCGGGTGGCGATCAGCATCGCCAGGATCATGTTGAAAAAGGTAAACCAGTGTCCCCACAGCACCAGCTGTGACACTTTGTCCTTCTGTTGTTCTTGTGCGTGCATGCGGTGGCTCGGCGCCCGATTGTGCTGTTTATCCTACGGTGAAAGAAACGACAATTCCAGCCAAGAATTTCAGCTGGTTAGGCGTCCGAACGACCGTTTACTGAGGCTTTCAGCGCTTCAGCGAACTGTTCGGCGATGGGGCCGCGAACCGCCGGGCTGACCTTGCTGTTGATCAGTACGGTGGCGGCGTTGCCCAGAGCCATCAAAGCCAGGTCGGTTGGGGTCTTGCGCTTTTCCAGCACCAGCAGCAGCTCGTGCAGCAGCTCTTCAACCTGTTCATTGCTGTATTTGGAAACGATAGCCATGGGGGAGTCCTGTTACGTGGTAATGGGTGGGGGCCCGACACTTAGGAGGGGCCGAACCGGCGCGGGATTGTACCCGAATCTCTTGCAGATATCGCTATCACCTATCGAAAAAAGGGGGGTGCCCTTTGGCTTACCCCTCTTATAATAGGTGGCTTTGTGCCCTCCTCGTTCGTGGTGATTATGAGCCTTAAGATCGATCAAGCCATTCTGCACGCGGTGATCCGCTCTGAAGATGGCCAACTGCAGTGCAAACTGCGCCCTCAACCCCTCAGTCATTCCAACGCGCTCGATGACCTCGTCGGCGAGTTGCACCGCCTCTACACCGCCAAAGCGGGCAAGGGCTACGGCCACTTCGGTGCGCCACTGGGTGACGATGGTGAACCGATGGGTGACACCAATGACGCGTTCCGCGAAGCCCTGATCGCCTGGCGGGCCGGTGAGAAAGGGTTCGTTGAGTTCTCCGCTGAGGCTGGCCAGTTGCTGGGTCAGGAGCTGGGTAAGTACGACTTTGCCACTGGTGGCTACCTGCTGATGGCGGCCTACAACCATGTGGCGTCCGATTACCTGTTCGTTGCACTGCTCTCTCCCAAGCCTTCGGTATCGGTGTCTGACGAGATGGAAGTGCAGGGCAGTGAACACCTGGACCTGAGCAATCTGCAGCTGGCAGCCCGCATCGACCTGACTGAGTGGCAGGCGGACCCCACCTCCAAAAAGTACCTGACCTTTGTAAAGGGCCGGGCTGGTCGCAAGGTGGCGGATTTCTTCCTCGACTTTATGGGGTGCGTCGAAGGGGTGAACGCTAAGGCGCAGAACCAGCAACTGATGAAGGCGGTAGAAGATTTCGTTGCCGACACCGAGCTGGATAAAGGCGAGCGCCAGCAGGCCCGTGACGCGGTATTCGATTACTGCAAAAGCCAGGTGGCTGTGGGCGAGCCGATCCAGCTTAAAGACGTGTCTGATGAGCTGGCCGATCAGGGCCTCGACGCGTTTTATCAATTCACCTCCAATGGCGCCTACGACCTGGAAGAGACCTTCCCGGCGGACCAATCCACCTTGCGCGCACTGAAAAAATTCAGTGGCACCGGTGGTGGTGTCTCAGTGAGTTTTGATGCACAGCATCTGGGTGAGCGGGTTCAGTGGGATCCGGTACGCGACACTCTGACCATTCACGGTGTGCCGCCGAACCTGCTGGATCAGCTGAAACGCCGCCTGGCGGGTGAAAAGGACGACTAAGTTTTGTTCGAACCCGCCGCGAGTGAATGGCTACCCGCTTTGGGTGAATAAATATATGTGACCTTCATCGCATTTTTGTCTGGGTGAGGGGGTTTCCAATCCTGATGGTTAGGGGTACTCTGTGCCCCGTCAACCACTCACATTGAATATTCATTCATGTGAATGAGGCGAACCCCCAAACCCAGAAGTACGATAAGAGGGTCGAAGCCGTGAATAGCGAGCAGACTTTAGAACTCCAGGACGTTAAGTCCACCCGGAACCTGTTGATGTTCCTCCTGCCATCTCTGATTGGCGTATTCCTGTTTATGACTCCGGTTTCGGTGAACGGCTCCCTGACCATTCCCGTGGCGGTGCTGGCCAAGGGCCTGCTGGGTCAACTGGACAGCTTTGGCGTGACTCTGGTAACCACCGTTATCGTGTTCTCCGCCGTCATGACCCTGGTTACCAAGCTGATCAAGCCTGGTGTCATCGTCAATCACCCCTTTATGAACAGTCTGTTCAATGTGACTCCGGCCTGGGCGGTAACCCGCGTTGTTGGTGCGGTGTTCGTGGTACTGACCTTCTTTGCCGTGGGGCCGGAAGCGATCCACTCTGGAAATACCGGTGGCCTGGTATTGAATGACCTGGCACCGCTGCTGTTCTGCGTATTCCTGTTTGCTGGCCTGTTCCTGCCGCTGCTGGTGAACTTTGGCCTGCTGGAGATGGTGGGCACCACCATGACCAAGCTGATGCGTCCGGTGTTTAATCTGCCCGGCCGCTCTGCGGTTGACTGTTTTGCTTCCTGGGTAGGCGACGGTTCCGTCGGTGTCCTGATGACCTCCAAGCAGTATGAGCAGGGCCACTATACCGAGCGTGAAGCTGCGGTAATCGGCACCACCTTCTCCATCGTGTCCATCACCTTCTCTCTGGTGGTGATCGGTACCGTGGGTCTGGAAGCGTACTTCCTGCCGTTCTTTGGTACTGTGTGTCTGGCCGGTATCGTGGTGGCCATTGTGGTGCCCCGTCTGCCGCCGCTGTCCAATAAGAAAGACCTGTTCGTAAACGGTAAAGCTCGCACCGGTGACGAAGAGGTGATCCCGGCCGGTGAAACCACCCTGAGCTACGGCTACAAGCTGGCTCTGGCCCGCGCCAGCCAGGTGAAGAACGCCGGTGATGTGGTCCGCGAAGGGGTACACAACGCCACCGATATGATCCTGGGCGTACTGCCGGTGGTGATGGCGATTGGTACGGCTGGCCTGATGGTGGCGGAATACACCCCGCTGTTCAGCATCCTGGGCACCCCGTTTGTGCCGCTGCTGGAACTGCTGCAGATCCCGGATGCGGCCGCAGCCAGCCAGACCATGGTGGTGGGTTTTGCCGACATGTTCCTGCCGGCCATCCTGGCGGAAGGCATCAACAGCGAGATGACCCGCTTTGTGATTGCTGCACTGTCTGTGACCCAGCTGATCTACATGTCTGAAATCGGTGCTCTGCTGCTGGGTTCCAAGGTGCCGGTGAAGCTGTGGGAGCTGTTCCTCATCTTCCTGCTGCGTACCCTGGTGGCACTGCCGGTTATCGCGGGTATGGCCCACCTGATTTTCTAATCCCTTTGGGAGCAGGCAAAAGCCGGGCAAGTGCCCGGCTTTTTTGTGCCTTTTTTGCTACCCAACGCTCTGTTATGTTGGTTTTTTTCCCATAAACAGGACGGCGTTGTGGAGCTGATCATCACCAATATCGAAACCATTCCCGGAAAAACCATCACCCAGCACCTCGGTCTGGTGCAGGGCAATACGGTGCGGGCTAAGCACGTGGGCCGTGACCTGATGGCGGGCCTGAAAAACATCGTAGGCGGCGAGCTCAAAGGCTATACCGAACTGCTGAATGAGGCCCGTGAGGAAGCGGTTGGCCGCATGATTGAGCAGGCTCAGGCCATCGGCGCTAATGCGGTGATCAATGTGCGCTTTTCAACCTCTTCGGTCACCTCCGGCGCCGCGGAGCTGTTTGCCTACGGCACCGCCGTGGTGGTGGAGTAAGCGATGACCGCACTACTGATAACCTTTGGACTGCTGGTGATTGGCTACCTGTTCGGTCGCTACGCCGAGCTGCGCCATTTTGAATCGATACGGCGCCGGGAAGCGGAGTTACAACCGCTGCTGGTGTTCTCCGATAAGCGAGTGCCGCAAGCCTTTCAGCCCTGCGAAGTGCGGCTGGTTGGCGGCAACACCGTGGTGGCCGTGGATTACTTCAAGGTGATGGCGGCGGCGCTTCGCAGTCTGTTTGGTGGGCGCATCGGAGCCTATGAGTCGCTGGTTGAGCGCGCCCGCCGTGAGTCGATTCTGCGGATGAAAACTGAGGCGCAGCGCCTGGGGGCCAGCGCCATCTTTAATGTGCGGCTGGAAACCGCGTCAATCAGCAAGGGCGCCGGCAATCAGCAGGTCTCCGTCGAAGTCTATGCCTATGGCACGGCCGTGATTCAACGCGGATGAGCCAGTTTCAAAACCGGATACCACCGGAGAACAACGTCTCTGACAACCACCCCCTGGCCGAGTTTTTGGGTCTGGGTATGGTGGCGCTGTTGCTGGTGGTGTTGCTCACCCTGGCACTGGTGTTCGCTGGCCACACCCTGGCGCGTTTTGTCCCGTTCAGCTGGGAGGCGCCGTTGCGCCTGGATTGGTCAGAATTGGCCGTGGACGAGGCGGACGGTAAACCGGTGCACTTGCTGTTTGAACAAGTACTGGTCGCTGACCCTCTGCCGCAGGGGCTGTCAGTGCGCCTCACGGTTGCCCGGGGGGAAACGCTGAATGCGATGGCGGGCCTTGGCGGCGAGCTGCTGATCTACCAAGGGTTGGTTGAGCAGCTCGACAATGATGCGGCGGTGGCCTTTGTGCTGGCCCATGAGCTGGCTCACGTTAGGCACCGAGACCCAATGCAGATGTTACTGAGCCAGAGTCTGGTCGCTCTGTCACTGGCCGCACTGTCAGGCAATGACAGCAAGATGCTGGAACTGGGGGTGATGGCCACCCAGCTGGGCTTCAGTCGCAGTCAGGAACTGGAAGCGGATCGTCGGGCGATGGAGACGGTAAAGCGCCTTTATGGCGACACAGAAGGGGTGGAGCAAGTGTTCGAATTGCTGAGTCAAGACAGCGCGCTGGGCGATTGGCTCATGACTCATCCCGATACGGAAGCGCGTTTACAGCAACTGGAGTCGTTTCGACGACGTCACTGAATCACTCCTTGGCTCCCCAGCTTACTCAGGCTTAAGTTGCGGGATACAACTACCTTACTCCCTTGTTGTTTCAAGGGGATGGGGCTTTCCTTTAAGTTGGTCGCACCAGTTAGCTCGGTTTTGTGGCATTTGCTGCTGGTGAGTGGGCGTCTGGATGTTAAAAGATCTGGTATGTTGCGGTTTTTCGGGCAAAAAGCTCTTAACTCGACTGCAATACCGACAATAACTGAAGTCGTCACCGGTGTCAGGAGGGATCAAATCGCTCCCGCACCTTCAGGCCTGGCAATGATGCTGCGGCCCGCTCTGGAGGGAATCCATTACATGACCAAATTGGCATACCATCTGTACGACGCCCCTTGCTTGTGGCAGTGGCCCCAGAGGGCGTTACGCCCGGCCCCCTTGACCATCTGGTTGCTCGATCTCCCGGCGGCACACCCGGGGTTGGCAGCCTACTGGCCATGCGTTCGCATTGATGACGCCGAAACCCTGACGGCGCGCATGGCTCAGGCGGACCTTAACCAGGTATTGGTGGTCACCCGGGCTTCCCGCAGTAACGGCACCCGACAGGTGCTTGAGAAAGCCGTTGAAGAGAAGCGACTGCCCGGCAGTCAGATACTCTGTCTGCCGGAACAGGCCGACGAGGGGCAAAGCTCATTAATTTGGGCGTTGATCATTCAGGGCATTGAACGGCGCTTCGAGTATGAACTCAGTGCGCTGGAAGCACAGCTTATCCGCATTCACCAACCCCATGAGCAGGCCCGCTTGTGTGCCGATTTTGTCAGCCGCTGGCTGGATGTAGAACGCATAGAGTTCCAACTGCCCGGCCAGGCTGAACCCAAACCGGAGGAGATCCGGGGGGCGATGGTATTCTGCTGGCAAACGGTACCGACCTGCGCACTGCGGGTTTATCTGGCGTCACAGCAGCCGCAGGCGTGCTGGATGCAAAGCCGCTT containing:
- a CDS encoding DUF3413 domain-containing protein; its protein translation is MHAQEQQKDKVSQLVLWGHWFTFFNMILAMLIATRYIATEGWPETLLGQGYLLTNLVGHFAFLGFAVYLLTLFPVTLLLPFSRILRGYAAVVATLGQSALLFDTLVFDHYRLHLNPFVLDVAASDLLALLNTPLLVAGPLLLFALQLVLANGLWKRLHRVRRRKLGTKVVGTLMTCFFATHFVHVWADATVYRPITQQDDMFPLHYPATAKSFMTRQGLVDEDSLAKAERSAAPTRQLSYPLSAMQCHPRTTPNILLVAVDAWRADMVDQQTMPKLLELAQSSHWFPRHFSGGNQYHSGLYSLLYGMLPAYEVSLNADKKTPVLIDQLAEQGYDFSLFGDPNLPNSRSVSAMLAPFHVAPLQDENNPAQQDSSTTDEVLDLLANANGPQFALVTYHAPAYYSTPVGSVGIPSVQADPKLNYAERVLYNQYRQSLHFLDGELNRLLSGVSDDTLVILTGTHGQVFTTDASVQRNFSAGATQVPMLIRFPGDGAWTATHQTSHYGLVGSLMTRLMGCENPTSDYSLGDNLYQPPVNPFLVMGSDRNFAIRTNKSITVIDKHGEYRVYSPEYKRRRDAGLDVQVLLGVMEEGRRFLAR
- a CDS encoding DUF1414 domain-containing protein, producing MAIVSKYSNEQVEELLHELLLVLEKRKTPTDLALMALGNAATVLINSKVSPAVRGPIAEQFAEALKASVNGRSDA
- the yejK gene encoding nucleoid-associated protein YejK, producing MSLKIDQAILHAVIRSEDGQLQCKLRPQPLSHSNALDDLVGELHRLYTAKAGKGYGHFGAPLGDDGEPMGDTNDAFREALIAWRAGEKGFVEFSAEAGQLLGQELGKYDFATGGYLLMAAYNHVASDYLFVALLSPKPSVSVSDEMEVQGSEHLDLSNLQLAARIDLTEWQADPTSKKYLTFVKGRAGRKVADFFLDFMGCVEGVNAKAQNQQLMKAVEDFVADTELDKGERQQARDAVFDYCKSQVAVGEPIQLKDVSDELADQGLDAFYQFTSNGAYDLEETFPADQSTLRALKKFSGTGGGVSVSFDAQHLGERVQWDPVRDTLTIHGVPPNLLDQLKRRLAGEKDD
- a CDS encoding YjiH family protein; the protein is MFLLPSLIGVFLFMTPVSVNGSLTIPVAVLAKGLLGQLDSFGVTLVTTVIVFSAVMTLVTKLIKPGVIVNHPFMNSLFNVTPAWAVTRVVGAVFVVLTFFAVGPEAIHSGNTGGLVLNDLAPLLFCVFLFAGLFLPLLVNFGLLEMVGTTMTKLMRPVFNLPGRSAVDCFASWVGDGSVGVLMTSKQYEQGHYTEREAAVIGTTFSIVSITFSLVVIGTVGLEAYFLPFFGTVCLAGIVVAIVVPRLPPLSNKKDLFVNGKARTGDEEVIPAGETTLSYGYKLALARASQVKNAGDVVREGVHNATDMILGVLPVVMAIGTAGLMVAEYTPLFSILGTPFVPLLELLQIPDAAAASQTMVVGFADMFLPAILAEGINSEMTRFVIAALSVTQLIYMSEIGALLLGSKVPVKLWELFLIFLLRTLVALPVIAGMAHLIF
- a CDS encoding YbjQ family protein, which codes for MIITNIETIPGKTITQHLGLVQGNTVRAKHVGRDLMAGLKNIVGGELKGYTELLNEAREEAVGRMIEQAQAIGANAVINVRFSTSSVTSGAAELFAYGTAVVVE
- a CDS encoding YbjQ family protein, producing the protein MTALLITFGLLVIGYLFGRYAELRHFESIRRREAELQPLLVFSDKRVPQAFQPCEVRLVGGNTVVAVDYFKVMAAALRSLFGGRIGAYESLVERARRESILRMKTEAQRLGASAIFNVRLETASISKGAGNQQVSVEVYAYGTAVIQRG
- a CDS encoding M48 family metallopeptidase, producing the protein MSQFQNRIPPENNVSDNHPLAEFLGLGMVALLLVVLLTLALVFAGHTLARFVPFSWEAPLRLDWSELAVDEADGKPVHLLFEQVLVADPLPQGLSVRLTVARGETLNAMAGLGGELLIYQGLVEQLDNDAAVAFVLAHELAHVRHRDPMQMLLSQSLVALSLAALSGNDSKMLELGVMATQLGFSRSQELEADRRAMETVKRLYGDTEGVEQVFELLSQDSALGDWLMTHPDTEARLQQLESFRRRH
- a CDS encoding LytTR family DNA-binding domain-containing protein — its product is MTKLAYHLYDAPCLWQWPQRALRPAPLTIWLLDLPAAHPGLAAYWPCVRIDDAETLTARMAQADLNQVLVVTRASRSNGTRQVLEKAVEEKRLPGSQILCLPEQADEGQSSLIWALIIQGIERRFEYELSALEAQLIRIHQPHEQARLCADFVSRWLDVERIEFQLPGQAEPKPEEIRGAMVFCWQTVPTCALRVYLASQQPQACWMQSRFEDMKQTQVACRQSFPNLQQAGYLGRLHEQCHRILYLVGANQYCEVVWADTSKTELLSMPLKMVHRYMHKELIQVHRSYLVNPDRVQGARRKRNGRVELFLHLSRIPVGDTYKQGLEESHSHWFDRADAYRRR